From the genome of Leptolyngbya iicbica LK, one region includes:
- a CDS encoding hybrid sensor histidine kinase/response regulator has product MRIEDDELRGIYKTSSEERLQTLDAGLLHLEQQPDDADTLDSLMREAHSLKGDSSMLDQPEIGKVAHSLETILKQVQRGEQAFTAELGDRLAQGLAAMRQMIHHAVTGDPCDATAERAIAAMNGTPLPAAPLAPPESEPDGVELFGEMAEDDEAEAAPAALVDTDTDPNTDTDTDLLIADAELRAIFKTSSEERLQALDTGLLQLEQQPEDTVTLDLLMREAHSLKGDSNMLGLKDLGTLAHQLEHLLGAIQRHEERFSPDMGDRLAHGLDAMRQLAHQAVTGIPAHVNVFYVLAELMGASVPATAAPNADVPVDLNSAAVAIAAPKPVPPESSTPAPESTNGSAPPAANRAATANPPPPADSTAGGAPSAAYRIETIRVPTHNLDALMTQTGELTVTKIRVTHRLGEIEEISNLWEDWSRDLFSHRFLLHEVQQGRKGIHQLETFQHRNEQYLEQLGTLINRLQGSLYEDTTRLEMISGELEEGIRTLRLLPLSTIFNLYPRLVRDLARQEHKSVKLAIAGADTRADKRILEEMKDPLLHMIRNAIDHGIESPEERVRQGKPETATITLRGYQTPTSIVIEVSDDGRGLNVEAIKQTALRRGICRPEELESMTPGQIQNLILSPGFSTRTMVTEISGRGVGLDVLRTNVERLKGSIEVSSEPGQGCTIRVQLGTTLATAHVLIVSVSNNTYAIPVEFVQTACLVKPDDIFTIEGRNTILHDDRPISVVQLSDLLELAPSKVPIARRQSPSLACIILRSGADSLGIFVDALVDEQDVVLKPQSQLLKRVRNISGATILGTGEVCMVLNPQDLMQSVRRRSSRPGLAATATAMPQQAPERPARILLVEDSIATRTQEKRILEAAGYQVVTAVDGMEGFNKLQLQAFDAVVSDVQMPNLDGLGLTERIRQHREYNELPVVLVTTLASDRDRQRGAEAGANAYITKGSFNQEVLLETLQRLI; this is encoded by the coding sequence ATGAGGATTGAAGATGATGAACTGCGAGGCATTTATAAAACCTCCAGTGAAGAACGGTTGCAGACCTTGGACGCGGGACTGCTGCACCTAGAACAGCAGCCAGATGATGCTGACACGCTCGATAGCCTGATGCGCGAGGCGCACTCGCTCAAGGGCGACAGCAGTATGCTCGATCAACCGGAAATTGGCAAAGTCGCCCATTCTCTGGAAACGATTTTGAAGCAGGTGCAGCGGGGTGAGCAAGCCTTTACGGCAGAGTTGGGCGATCGCCTCGCCCAAGGACTCGCGGCGATGCGGCAAATGATTCACCATGCGGTGACGGGTGACCCGTGTGATGCGACCGCCGAGCGGGCGATCGCCGCGATGAACGGCACGCCGCTGCCTGCCGCTCCGCTAGCCCCCCCTGAGTCTGAGCCCGATGGGGTCGAACTCTTTGGGGAAATGGCCGAAGACGATGAGGCGGAGGCGGCTCCGGCTGCGCTGGTGGATACCGACACTGATCCCAACACCGACACCGACACCGATTTGCTGATTGCCGATGCTGAGCTGCGGGCCATCTTTAAAACCAGCAGTGAAGAACGGTTGCAGGCTTTAGATACGGGCCTCTTGCAGCTCGAACAGCAGCCCGAGGACACCGTCACCCTCGACTTGCTGATGCGCGAGGCGCATTCCCTCAAAGGGGACAGCAATATGCTGGGCCTCAAAGATTTGGGCACCCTGGCGCACCAGTTAGAGCATCTGCTCGGGGCGATTCAACGGCACGAAGAGCGCTTTTCGCCAGATATGGGCGATCGCCTCGCCCACGGTTTAGACGCCATGCGCCAGCTGGCCCACCAAGCCGTGACGGGGATACCAGCTCATGTGAATGTGTTTTACGTGTTGGCCGAACTGATGGGGGCTAGCGTGCCTGCGACCGCCGCCCCGAACGCTGATGTCCCGGTCGACCTCAATTCGGCAGCGGTTGCGATCGCCGCTCCGAAACCAGTGCCTCCTGAGTCCTCCACGCCAGCGCCAGAGTCCACCAACGGTAGCGCACCGCCCGCGGCTAACAGGGCGGCCACTGCGAACCCGCCACCGCCTGCCGACTCGACGGCCGGGGGGGCACCGTCAGCGGCTTACCGCATTGAGACCATTCGGGTGCCGACCCATAACCTCGATGCCCTGATGACCCAAACGGGGGAACTCACGGTCACCAAAATTCGTGTCACCCATCGGCTGGGCGAAATCGAAGAAATCAGCAACCTTTGGGAAGATTGGAGCCGCGATCTCTTTTCCCATCGCTTTTTGCTCCATGAGGTGCAGCAAGGGCGCAAAGGCATTCATCAATTAGAAACCTTTCAACACCGCAATGAGCAATATCTCGAACAGCTCGGCACCCTGATCAATCGCTTGCAGGGATCTCTGTACGAAGACACTACCCGCCTGGAGATGATCAGCGGTGAGTTAGAAGAAGGCATTCGGACCCTGCGCCTGCTGCCCCTCTCGACCATTTTTAATCTGTATCCCCGCTTGGTGCGCGATCTGGCGCGTCAAGAACACAAGTCCGTCAAGCTGGCGATCGCTGGGGCCGACACCCGTGCCGATAAGCGCATCCTCGAAGAGATGAAGGATCCGCTGCTGCACATGATTCGCAATGCGATCGATCATGGCATTGAGTCCCCAGAAGAGCGGGTGCGTCAGGGTAAACCGGAAACGGCCACCATCACCCTGCGCGGCTATCAAACCCCCACCAGCATCGTGATTGAGGTGAGTGATGATGGGCGCGGACTCAATGTGGAAGCGATTAAGCAAACGGCGCTGCGTCGGGGCATTTGCCGACCCGAAGAGCTGGAATCGATGACGCCGGGGCAGATTCAAAACTTGATTTTGAGTCCGGGATTTTCGACCCGCACCATGGTGACGGAAATTTCGGGGCGCGGGGTCGGGCTCGACGTGTTGCGAACCAATGTGGAACGGCTCAAGGGGAGTATTGAGGTCAGCTCAGAACCGGGGCAAGGCTGCACTATTCGAGTCCAGTTGGGCACGACTCTGGCCACGGCTCACGTGCTGATTGTGTCGGTGAGCAACAACACCTATGCCATTCCGGTAGAGTTTGTGCAAACGGCTTGTCTGGTGAAGCCGGACGACATTTTCACCATTGAAGGACGCAACACCATCCTGCACGACGATCGTCCCATTTCGGTGGTGCAGCTCTCCGACCTGCTCGAACTGGCCCCCAGCAAGGTCCCGATCGCCCGTCGGCAGTCACCCTCCCTCGCCTGCATTATTTTGCGATCGGGGGCAGACAGTTTGGGCATTTTTGTCGATGCGCTGGTCGATGAACAAGATGTTGTGCTCAAGCCCCAAAGCCAGCTATTGAAGCGGGTGCGCAACATTTCCGGGGCGACGATTCTCGGGACGGGGGAGGTCTGTATGGTGCTTAACCCCCAGGATTTGATGCAATCGGTGCGGCGACGCAGCAGTCGTCCGGGCTTGGCTGCCACCGCCACCGCCATGCCCCAGCAAGCGCCAGAACGTCCGGCCCGCATTTTGTTGGTCGAAGATTCCATCGCCACCCGCACCCAAGAAAAGCGCATTCTCGAAGCGGCGGGCTACCAGGTGGTCACCGCTGTGGACGGGATGGAGGGCTTTAACAAGTTACAGCTACAGGCGTTTGACGCGGTGGTTTCGGACGTGCAAATGCCGAATTTAGATGGCCTCGGGCTGACCGAACGCATTCGCCAGCACCGCGAATATAATGAGTTGCCCGTGGTGTTGGTGACGACCTTGGCGAGCGATCGCGATCGCCAACGAGGGGCAGAGGCTGGGGCCAATGCATACATCACCAAAGGCAGTTTCAACCAAGAAGTTCTCCTCGAAACTTTACAGAGGCTGATCTAG
- a CDS encoding HAMP domain-containing methyl-accepting chemotaxis protein yields the protein MKASAQRIWKLRHWIILGYSVPVVALVISAAVTVANVRQVRHSAAELHSSWEVNDNIGELDSHIQAMSRTTRGYLLEKSPVSLNSFNAAKEAYTEVLATTEEWITNEQQLQNLKELEVQTAELIALNEGLIALVDAGQPEEAINAWKADGGRGLAESISALLLDMETLEHEIMAGDEAAQTAALGRLQTTLLLAAAISVLVSVLLGTWIVLKASRLMNQSAGVIASSANEIAASIEQQERTSSQQAASVSETTTTMDELGASSRQSAEQAEAAAAGAQQALKLAEEGTRAVERSMAGMGTLREKVEAIADQILRLSEQTNQIGGISGLVSDLANQTNMLALNAAVEAVRAGEHGKGFAVVSGEIRKLADQSKKSAEKINALVADIQTAINSTVMVTDEGTKTVEEGVKISEETAAAFGGVADAVNNVVLNSQQISLNVKQQAVAIEQVVSAMNNLNKGAQETASGITQIRTGTHQLNESAMQLKVAI from the coding sequence ATGAAAGCTAGCGCCCAACGAATTTGGAAACTTCGCCACTGGATCATTCTGGGATACTCGGTCCCTGTCGTGGCCTTAGTGATCTCGGCGGCTGTGACCGTTGCCAACGTGCGCCAGGTCAGACACAGCGCAGCAGAACTCCATAGTTCCTGGGAAGTCAATGACAATATTGGCGAACTCGACTCTCATATTCAGGCCATGTCGCGTACGACCCGGGGTTATCTGCTCGAAAAAAGTCCGGTGTCGCTGAATTCCTTCAATGCCGCCAAGGAAGCTTACACCGAGGTCTTGGCCACGACAGAAGAGTGGATCACTAATGAGCAACAACTGCAAAATCTGAAAGAGCTAGAGGTCCAAACGGCGGAATTGATTGCCTTGAACGAAGGTTTAATTGCGCTCGTGGATGCGGGCCAGCCGGAAGAAGCAATCAATGCTTGGAAAGCCGATGGTGGTCGGGGCTTAGCGGAATCCATCAGTGCGCTGTTGCTGGACATGGAGACTCTAGAGCATGAGATCATGGCTGGGGACGAGGCTGCTCAAACTGCGGCTTTAGGGCGGCTACAGACAACGCTGTTGCTCGCTGCCGCTATCTCGGTGCTCGTGTCAGTGCTGCTGGGCACCTGGATTGTGCTGAAGGCATCGCGCTTGATGAATCAGTCGGCGGGGGTGATTGCGAGTTCGGCCAATGAGATTGCCGCCAGCATTGAGCAGCAGGAACGTACCAGCAGTCAACAGGCGGCCTCGGTCAGCGAGACCACGACCACGATGGATGAACTGGGGGCGTCGTCGCGGCAGTCGGCAGAGCAGGCCGAAGCGGCGGCAGCCGGTGCGCAACAAGCGCTGAAGCTGGCGGAAGAAGGTACCCGCGCGGTAGAACGCAGTATGGCCGGCATGGGCACGTTGCGAGAAAAGGTGGAGGCGATCGCCGATCAAATCCTGCGGCTCAGTGAACAAACCAACCAGATTGGCGGCATTTCGGGCCTGGTGAGTGACCTGGCTAACCAGACCAACATGCTGGCCCTGAATGCAGCGGTGGAAGCAGTCCGCGCGGGTGAACATGGCAAGGGCTTTGCGGTGGTTTCGGGCGAAATTCGCAAACTGGCGGATCAGAGCAAAAAATCGGCGGAAAAAATCAATGCGCTGGTGGCCGACATTCAAACCGCGATCAATTCCACCGTGATGGTGACCGATGAAGGCACCAAAACCGTGGAAGAGGGCGTCAAGATTTCGGAAGAAACGGCAGCCGCTTTTGGTGGCGTGGCCGATGCGGTGAACAACGTAGTGCTGAATAGTCAGCAAATTTCGTTGAATGTGAAGCAGCAAGCCGTCGCCATTGAGCAAGTCGTGAGCGCCATGAATAACTTAAACAAAGGCGCTCAGGAAACGGCCAGCGGCATCACCCAGATTCGCACCGGCACCCATCAACTCAATGAATCCGCGATGCAGCTCAAGGTCGCGATCTAG
- a CDS encoding chemotaxis protein CheW, which produces MAYQPYLIFGLSGSRFGIAAAVVQELFLLPALTPIAEATAEMVGILNLRGHIIPVIDLRQRLGRSRQPYTLKHSVILIRLHERSVGVIVDEVDNVEFIAESELAIDVGSHLTTDAEHAVTAGLAKHDSQLITLLNPEALVQGSSMATGTARPEPIDANIEGNEFLAQFSAADQAVLQNRADALINQSESESWVGLTALAIVGLQGERFALNLEVIQEFTQIAQVTPVPCCPPHIVGNMNLRGEILTLIDIRQFVNLDTASTRQQQAVIVRVNDIVAGIIVDAVFDVLYVHPGDVTAVPTAIHATDNAYIRGVVRDNGQTISVLDITQLLTHGELVVDQAA; this is translated from the coding sequence ATGGCATATCAACCCTACCTAATCTTTGGGTTAAGCGGCAGTCGCTTTGGCATTGCCGCCGCAGTTGTGCAAGAACTGTTTCTATTACCGGCGCTGACGCCCATTGCCGAAGCCACTGCCGAAATGGTGGGCATTCTCAATTTGCGGGGACACATCATTCCCGTAATTGACCTGCGGCAGCGACTGGGGCGATCGCGACAACCCTATACGCTCAAACATTCCGTCATCTTAATCAGGCTGCATGAGCGATCGGTTGGCGTCATCGTCGATGAGGTCGATAACGTCGAATTCATTGCCGAGTCAGAACTGGCGATCGACGTGGGGAGTCACCTCACTACTGATGCCGAACATGCAGTCACAGCCGGATTAGCCAAGCACGATTCTCAGTTAATCACCCTGCTTAATCCTGAAGCGCTTGTGCAGGGCTCGTCCATGGCCACTGGAACTGCTCGGCCTGAGCCGATAGACGCGAACATAGAGGGCAACGAGTTTTTAGCCCAGTTTTCAGCCGCCGATCAAGCGGTGTTGCAAAACCGGGCCGATGCGCTCATCAACCAAAGCGAAAGTGAGAGCTGGGTGGGGCTCACAGCCCTCGCCATTGTGGGTCTGCAAGGCGAGCGGTTTGCCCTAAACCTGGAAGTGATTCAAGAATTTACCCAAATTGCCCAGGTGACGCCGGTGCCCTGTTGTCCCCCTCATATCGTCGGCAATATGAATCTGCGCGGTGAGATTTTGACGCTGATTGATATTCGGCAGTTCGTCAATTTGGACACCGCTAGCACGCGCCAACAGCAAGCCGTCATTGTGCGGGTGAATGACATTGTGGCCGGCATCATCGTTGATGCGGTGTTCGATGTGCTGTACGTGCATCCTGGCGATGTCACGGCGGTGCCCACGGCCATTCACGCTACTGACAATGCTTATATTCGCGGCGTCGTGCGTGATAACGGCCAGACCATAAGCGTTTTAGATATTACGCAACTGCTGACCCACGGCGAGTTAGTGGTTGACCAAGCCGCTTAG
- a CDS encoding CheR family methyltransferase: MESLSLQRIAGLITANVGLRMRETDLPHLAEVLRQRMKACGCRDLDGYYDLLVRERSSPAWRSPTIDPMGNSVLSSSEWHYLLTQLTVNESYFFRYRNQFQLIAQRLLPELLARKQQQHRATGGNGRPRLRIWSAGCSTGEELYSIAIALAELNFAWAAWDTLLIGTDISMKALTTAQQGLYGNWSFRQTDPTLQQKYFRPQRQLFRIREDLHQRVTFQYSNLVQAHDVATSALLQDIDLILCRNVFIYFDEQAIARTLAKFHHSLACEGYLITGHTELYGQDVSQFQLQVFPESLVYQRPSAVPSAAVTSMGLSPGQTAVGNEPASVQAASLPSSCSLKTVRAEKVYPPSSQAPRSSVATQPASPSETISGLTLEAAIAAAKTSLFNKLYAQAIIQAQQICAQMPHRFEGHAILARAYANMGQHLQAKDACKQALSLQPLNLELHYLLAQIAEEEGDLDLAREHLRRIIYIDNYEFQAYLDLASLYQQERRIDQVIKMEQLALKTLNLLPEKTIVDSTTGATVGDWRQYLETKLAFGSAQLASSQSPPK; this comes from the coding sequence ATGGAGAGTTTGAGCCTCCAACGAATTGCCGGATTGATTACGGCCAATGTGGGTCTGCGAATGCGGGAAACAGATTTGCCGCATTTGGCTGAGGTGCTGCGTCAGCGGATGAAAGCCTGTGGTTGCCGCGATTTAGATGGTTATTATGACCTGCTGGTGCGTGAGCGCTCGAGTCCGGCGTGGCGATCGCCCACCATTGACCCGATGGGCAACTCGGTCTTGTCGTCTTCGGAGTGGCACTATTTACTCACGCAACTCACGGTGAATGAGAGCTATTTTTTTCGCTATCGCAACCAATTTCAACTCATTGCCCAGCGGCTCTTGCCGGAGTTGCTGGCGCGTAAACAGCAGCAACACCGAGCGACGGGAGGCAACGGACGACCCCGCTTGCGCATCTGGAGTGCCGGCTGTTCTACCGGGGAGGAGTTATATTCCATCGCGATCGCCCTGGCGGAGTTGAATTTTGCCTGGGCGGCATGGGATACGTTGCTCATCGGCACCGATATCAGCATGAAGGCTCTGACCACGGCGCAACAGGGGCTCTATGGCAACTGGTCGTTTCGCCAAACGGACCCGACGCTGCAGCAAAAATATTTTCGACCCCAGCGCCAACTGTTTCGCATTCGCGAAGATCTTCACCAACGGGTGACCTTTCAATACAGCAACTTGGTGCAGGCGCACGATGTTGCAACCAGTGCCCTGCTGCAAGACATCGACCTCATTCTTTGCCGCAACGTCTTTATTTACTTCGACGAGCAGGCGATCGCCCGCACCCTGGCGAAGTTTCACCATAGTCTTGCCTGCGAGGGCTACCTGATTACGGGCCATACGGAGCTGTACGGCCAAGATGTGAGCCAGTTCCAACTGCAGGTCTTTCCCGAATCGTTGGTGTATCAACGACCGTCGGCGGTGCCCTCTGCGGCGGTGACGTCGATGGGATTGTCCCCAGGGCAGACCGCTGTCGGCAATGAGCCCGCGTCGGTGCAGGCTGCGTCGCTGCCCTCGTCATGTTCGTTAAAAACCGTGAGGGCTGAGAAAGTCTACCCTCCGTCGAGCCAGGCTCCTCGTTCTTCGGTGGCGACCCAGCCAGCGTCCCCGTCTGAGACGATTTCTGGGCTAACGCTAGAGGCCGCGATCGCGGCTGCCAAAACAAGTTTATTTAATAAACTATACGCTCAGGCGATTATCCAGGCCCAACAAATTTGTGCTCAGATGCCCCATCGTTTTGAGGGTCATGCGATCTTGGCGCGGGCCTATGCCAATATGGGCCAACATCTTCAGGCCAAAGACGCTTGCAAACAGGCGCTGAGCCTGCAACCGCTCAACTTAGAGTTGCACTATTTACTGGCTCAAATTGCGGAAGAAGAGGGCGACTTAGACCTGGCGAGAGAACATTTGAGACGCATTATTTATATTGATAACTATGAGTTTCAGGCCTACCTAGATCTGGCTAGTCTCTATCAGCAAGAAAGGCGCATTGACCAGGTGATCAAAATGGAGCAATTGGCCTTAAAAACCCTGAATTTATTGCCTGAAAAGACTATCGTTGACTCCACAACTGGAGCTACTGTGGGTGATTGGCGACAATATTTAGAAACTAAACTTGCATTTGGTTCAGCCCAATTAGCTTCCTCTCAGTCGCCGCCAAAATAA
- a CDS encoding pentapeptide repeat-containing protein, translating into MASEFQISLIHQGVAIWNQWRAENPAIKPDLQGADLSQLDLSTGDFSGGNFYEANLRDTHFGQCNFTGASLYRTDMCMADLTGANLSYADFYKTSLYTANLTQANLRYAHLYRADLREALLQETDLAEANLYEVDMREAIMPAASLVRSTFYYSNLSRADLTGANLSVASLMGAVMESAQLSRASCVGTNLYRAKLQAANLAEADLREAVLRMADLSYANLENANLFRANLAEACLDYAQLAGANFKKTNLWHVNLGHLILSDPSIGPAFA; encoded by the coding sequence ATGGCTAGCGAATTTCAAATCAGTTTGATTCACCAAGGCGTTGCCATCTGGAACCAATGGCGGGCCGAAAATCCCGCGATTAAACCAGACTTGCAAGGAGCCGATTTAAGTCAACTAGACCTGAGCACGGGGGACTTTTCCGGCGGCAATTTTTATGAAGCCAATTTGCGCGACACTCACTTTGGTCAGTGCAATTTCACTGGGGCCAGCCTGTACCGTACGGATATGTGCATGGCTGACCTGACCGGGGCCAACTTGAGCTATGCCGACTTTTATAAAACCAGTCTGTACACCGCTAATTTGACTCAGGCCAATCTGCGATATGCCCATTTATATCGGGCAGATCTCCGCGAGGCGCTGCTGCAAGAGACGGATCTGGCTGAGGCCAATCTGTACGAGGTAGATATGCGCGAGGCCATTATGCCGGCGGCGAGTTTGGTGCGCTCGACCTTTTATTACTCCAATCTCAGCCGGGCTGACTTGACGGGGGCCAATTTAAGTGTGGCGAGTTTGATGGGGGCGGTGATGGAAAGTGCCCAGCTCAGTCGGGCGAGCTGTGTGGGCACCAATTTATATCGAGCGAAGTTGCAGGCCGCTAATTTAGCCGAGGCAGATTTGCGGGAGGCGGTGTTGCGCATGGCGGATTTGAGCTATGCCAATCTGGAAAATGCGAATTTGTTTCGGGCGAATTTGGCCGAAGCGTGTTTGGATTATGCGCAGCTCGCCGGGGCAAATTTCAAGAAAACGAACCTCTGGCATGTGAATTTAGGGCATTTGATTTTGTCTGACCCCAGTATTGGGCCGGCGTTTGCGTAG
- a CDS encoding DUF1361 domain-containing protein, which yields MRSLLFELYDGLNSVYSGWIIWNLFLAFVPMLLSFHLFRPQAIPARYLQAAWLVTGLAGAIGISARSARIRRSLAGSWHTVQTGNPEVMWQLLWLAIVALVAIAVSVWLSRQTPRSKMGRWGVGLAVFIAFLPNAPYILTDVVHIIRAAGYGDIRVWVIALALIPLHVCAMLLGFEAYVIALMNINYFLKQRGLGALIWPTELSLHALCALGIYLGRFIRLNSWDILLDPTSIMAIALNTLTSKRPVAVIFVTFVILTVTYWLMKQITLGLKLRYEYARKGLDPLV from the coding sequence ATGCGATCGCTGCTATTTGAACTTTATGACGGCCTCAATAGTGTCTACAGCGGCTGGATTATCTGGAACCTTTTTCTCGCATTTGTGCCGATGCTGCTGAGCTTTCACCTGTTTCGTCCCCAGGCCATTCCGGCAAGATACTTGCAGGCAGCTTGGCTCGTGACGGGGCTGGCGGGAGCGATCGGCATCAGTGCCCGCTCAGCCAGAATTCGCCGGTCACTAGCTGGCAGCTGGCACACCGTGCAAACGGGCAACCCAGAAGTGATGTGGCAGTTGTTGTGGTTGGCGATCGTGGCTTTGGTGGCGATCGCTGTCAGCGTCTGGCTCTCGCGACAAACCCCCCGGTCAAAAATGGGGCGGTGGGGGGTGGGCCTCGCGGTCTTTATCGCCTTTTTGCCCAATGCGCCCTACATCTTGACTGACGTGGTGCATATCATCCGCGCCGCTGGGTACGGCGATATTCGGGTGTGGGTGATTGCTCTGGCCCTGATTCCCCTGCATGTGTGTGCCATGCTGCTGGGCTTTGAAGCCTATGTCATTGCCCTGATGAATATCAATTACTTTTTGAAACAGCGAGGATTAGGGGCACTGATTTGGCCCACCGAATTATCGCTCCATGCCTTGTGTGCCTTGGGCATTTATCTCGGACGGTTTATTCGCCTCAATAGTTGGGATATTTTGCTCGACCCCACCAGCATTATGGCGATCGCCCTCAACACCTTGACCTCAAAACGTCCCGTAGCGGTCATCTTCGTCACGTTTGTGATCTTGACAGTGACTTACTGGCTCATGAAGCAGATCACCTTGGGCCTCAAACTGCGCTACGAATACGCCCGCAAAGGACTCGATCCGCTCGTTTGA
- the corA gene encoding magnesium/cobalt transporter CorA, giving the protein MSKQHPSGSANRNDANTLLSVTLPFMQSEMTEEEIDLLDYNYDLPGSLPGTLNIPDDAAPTELVLISYDAKHSVQKTLHQPDECLPYLEQKMVCWLDVRGLGTEDVLRQVGGIFNLHPLLLEDVVNVPHRPKLDLYDDQLLMIVHMVRPSKRGHGFIAEQVGFILQHNVLLTMQEESLWDCFDPVRDRLKRNLGMLRQRGAGYLTYTLLDTLVDGYFPVLEQYGEYIEDLEDEVVMRPTRQTLQKIHELRRELLMLRRYIWPQRTVINSLIRDGSDFLTQENRIYLQDVYDHIIQILDILETYREVSSSLMDVYLSSVSNRMNDVMKLLTVISTIFIPLTFIAGVYGMNFNPAASPLNMPELNWYWGYPLCLGVMATIALSLFTFFWRQGWFANFSAPPPESDR; this is encoded by the coding sequence ATGAGCAAGCAGCACCCCTCGGGCTCGGCAAATCGCAATGACGCCAACACCCTCCTATCGGTCACACTGCCGTTTATGCAATCCGAAATGACGGAGGAAGAAATTGACCTACTCGACTACAACTACGATTTGCCGGGCAGTTTACCGGGCACGCTCAACATTCCCGACGATGCGGCACCGACCGAGTTGGTGTTGATTAGCTATGACGCCAAGCATTCGGTGCAAAAAACACTGCATCAACCCGATGAATGCCTGCCCTATTTAGAACAAAAAATGGTGTGCTGGCTCGATGTCCGGGGCCTCGGCACCGAAGACGTGCTGCGCCAAGTGGGCGGTATTTTTAACCTGCATCCCTTGCTGTTAGAAGATGTGGTGAACGTGCCCCATCGCCCCAAGCTCGACTTATACGACGACCAGCTGCTCATGATTGTGCATATGGTGCGCCCTTCCAAACGGGGGCATGGCTTTATCGCTGAGCAAGTGGGCTTCATTTTGCAACACAACGTGCTGCTGACGATGCAAGAAGAGAGCCTATGGGATTGTTTTGATCCGGTGCGCGATCGCCTCAAGCGCAACTTGGGAATGCTGCGACAGCGGGGCGCGGGGTATCTGACCTACACCCTGCTGGATACGCTGGTGGATGGGTATTTCCCAGTTTTAGAGCAGTACGGCGAATACATCGAGGACCTGGAAGATGAGGTGGTGATGCGGCCGACTCGCCAAACCTTGCAAAAAATCCACGAGCTGCGCCGCGAATTGCTGATGCTGCGGCGTTACATTTGGCCCCAGCGCACCGTCATCAACAGTTTGATTCGCGACGGCAGCGATTTCCTCACTCAAGAAAACCGCATTTACCTGCAAGATGTGTACGACCACATCATCCAAATTTTGGACATTTTGGAGACCTACCGCGAAGTCTCGTCTAGCTTGATGGATGTTTATTTGTCGTCGGTGAGTAACCGGATGAATGACGTGATGAAGCTGCTCACAGTCATTTCCACGATTTTCATTCCCCTGACCTTTATCGCTGGGGTCTACGGTATGAATTTCAATCCAGCGGCCTCACCCCTCAACATGCCAGAACTTAACTGGTATTGGGGGTATCCGCTCTGTCTCGGCGTCATGGCCACGATCGCGCTCTCCCTTTTCACCTTCTTTTGGCGGCAGGGATGGTTTGCTAATTTTTCCGCGCCCCCGCCTGAGAGCGATCGCTAA
- a CDS encoding adenine phosphoribosyltransferase, whose protein sequence is MDLKSVIREIPDFPQPGITFKDITTLLSNPDALRHAIDLLEAACRELQPDYVVGIESRGFIFGMPLADRLNVGFAPVRKPGKLPGPTHRAEYELEYGSDCLELHQDAFAPGSRVMVVDDLIATGGTAIATAELITKTGCELAGFGFVVELSDLGGRKKLPQVPVISLVQY, encoded by the coding sequence ATGGATCTCAAGTCGGTCATTCGAGAAATTCCTGACTTTCCGCAGCCGGGCATTACGTTTAAGGACATTACGACGCTATTGAGCAATCCGGACGCACTACGACACGCGATCGACTTGTTGGAAGCCGCATGCCGCGAATTACAGCCCGACTATGTCGTGGGAATTGAGTCGCGAGGCTTTATTTTTGGGATGCCGTTGGCCGATCGCCTCAACGTCGGCTTTGCCCCCGTGCGCAAACCGGGCAAGCTCCCTGGCCCGACGCACCGCGCGGAATACGAGTTGGAATATGGCTCCGATTGCCTCGAACTGCACCAAGACGCCTTTGCCCCTGGCAGTCGCGTCATGGTGGTAGACGACCTGATTGCCACCGGTGGCACCGCGATCGCCACCGCTGAACTGATTACCAAAACCGGTTGTGAACTCGCAGGCTTTGGCTTTGTCGTCGAGCTATCTGACCTGGGCGGGCGCAAAAAGTTACCCCAGGTACCCGTAATCAGTTTGGTGCAGTATTAA